Proteins encoded by one window of Xiphias gladius isolate SHS-SW01 ecotype Sanya breed wild chromosome 15, ASM1685928v1, whole genome shotgun sequence:
- the fam184b gene encoding protein FAM184B isoform X3: MKNDEQEAALQALSQAHHEELHRILMETCHEGEGSALRTRLLELQESLDEQQRVGAQVQADFECFRIQAEERERETEVELRQQFEERLQAAEEELQEAKAQISAAQEESLRLSKELEKAGEQIQELDAICEELQKAADEEKKRKEEERQREDEEKKKEEEERQIEEREDLERVKALLEEVKALREERDRAEEEKRRVVKDEREQWEHKMKHLNEEKEDMRKKMEAEWREERRRWEEREEEEKKGMHSALRERVKRAEAEVESHLERLAEGKRNTVKLQERIQDLEEELELDRRRVSEAEGVAKRAEEELTVAKERLLLQEDELQSRAEELLNRGGCEVCVCSEVDELRSQVSRLQSRNRELELQSSGRNSDHARQIRQHAEALSSLRSEMVRAQTEELRRIQKHADDERDKLQKEVDKERESLQREREKEKDQLEKDRNRLRREREEEKEGLHKEVEEVKERLHREKEEEVERLRKELEVERVRVRSQLDKSIEQVEAERANVQQKLEEEKRRLVEKAEEDRKRLKEQVRKAIEEVMRRHAAELNSVQEALSSEKRTNQEVCARLEEERRTSEELRSGLEKEREELRTKLKDANREICRLESVIQQQERKENVAPEAAPSCGPHCSHLEEELRQTRSRLARVQEEAERQRDRQQREIVSLRADKHRLEEKVLEQSRLNTERSLLEQSQRHTEDRIRAECEDRLRAEFRIEMNAAVAESEQRWQSREQELQTQISELQSQLTEVEKKKAGQGDDCHGNPEIDRLRKEVQDTKEINKKLRELLEEPQTQALAEERQSQAMALQTLERQAKEDLLSERNRLQTMHHLELDKQRAELTQQHTEWSRQMTQRHMQQIEDLQAQLQAHTQMMALQQDLKQQNQYQVFERQLDESRCAMLELQRENVALKKQLKERSTQKNPEAEEKEEESAELRKKRDGQLEEEAQRLKEEVEKLRVEMEKLEESQKHWEEKKEEDVKEEEVDEEKKKEREEDKRREEVEEIRREHKREMQSLVSEYSSAQTHLQARIVALENEFNCRLREREERCRRREPRCDDLHLGRLQERLTERDQLIKRLVEERHQLQLHPPVAGDGSTLRLRDSKSRPGSVTPTMRRKRVESPPRATSIPSAGTYDRSIFLPHSSSSSSSSSSIHQHSSSTLPHQSTSSPQTSSHYSTSSLPHKHTSLSLSQHSSPSLARSTRSRTSCIPPTPAPTAPLPVCPSPQTGIRYVSPSCQEPHEHLQAQSVRGPYLEPKGTEGLKQEWFTKYFSF; encoded by the exons ATGAAGAACGATGAGCAGGAGGCGGCCCTGCAGGCCTTGAGCCAAGCCCACCACGAGGAGCTGCACCGCATCCTGATGGAGACGTGTCATGAAGGGGAGGGGTCAGCGCTGAGGACACGCCTCCTCGAACTGCAGGAGTCTCTGGATGAGCAGCAGAGAGTTGGAGCTCAG GTGCAGGCAGACTTTGAGTGCTTCCGCATCcaggcagaggagagggagcgTGAAACCGAGGTGGAGCTGAGACAACAGTTTGAGGAGAGGCTCCAGGCTGCAGAGGAAGAGCTCCAGGAGGCCAAGGCCCAGATCAGCGCTGCCCAGGAGGAGAGCCTGAGGTTGAGCAAAGAACTGGAGAAGGCAGGGGAGCAGATCCAGGAGCTGGATGCCATATGTGAAGAGCTGCAGAAAGCTGCTGacgaggagaagaaaaggaaagaggaggagagacaaagagaagacgaggagaaaaagaaagaggaggaggagagacaaatAGAAGAGCGTGAGGACTTGGAGAGAGTAAAAGCACTGTTAGAGGAGGTAAAGGcactgagggaggagagggatcgagcggaggaggagaagaggcgAGTGGTGAAAGACGAACGGGAGCAATGGGAGCACAAGATGAAACATCTaaatgaggagaaagaggacaTGAGGAAGAAGATGGAGGCAGAATGGAGGGAGGAGCGGcggaggtgggaggagagggaagaggaggagaagaaaggaatgCACAGTGCTCTaagagaaagagtgaagagGGCTGAAGCAGAGGTGGAAAGTCACCTGGAGAGGCTGGCTGAGGGCAAGAGAAACACGGTGAAACTGCAAGAGCGaatacag gacctggaggaggagctggagctggatcGGAGGCGTGTGTCGGAGGCCGAGGGCGTGGCTAAACGAGCGGAGGAGGAGCTAACGGTCGCCAaggagaggctgctgctgcaggaagacgagctgcagagcagagcag aggagCTGCTGAACCGCGGAGGCtgcgaggtgtgtgtgtgcagtgaggTGGACGAACTGAGGAGCCAGGTGAGCCGTCTGCAGAGCAGGAACAGAGAGCTGGAGCTACAGAGCAGTGGCAGAAATAGTGACCACGCACGGCAGATACGCCAG caTGCCGAGGCCCTGTCCAGTTTGCGTTCAGAAATGGTGAGAGCCCAGACAGAGGAGCTGCGTCGCATCCAAAAGCACGCAGACGATGAGAGGGATAAACTGCAGAAGGAGgtagataaagaaagagaaagcctccagagggagagggagaaagaaaaggatcAGCTGGAGAAGGACAGAAACAGACTgcgcagggagagagaggaagagaaggaagggcTGCACAAAGAAGTGGAAGAGGTCAAAGAGCGTCTGCatagagaaaaggaggaagaggtggagcgGCTGCGCAAAGAACTGGAAGTTGAGAGAGTTCGTGTTCGCTCCCAGTTGGACAAGAGCATAGAGCAGGTCGAGGCAGAGAGGGCCAATGTGCAGCAGAagctggaagaggagaagaggaggttGGTGGAGAAGGCCGAGGAGGACAGGAAGCGGCTTAAGGAGCAGGTGCGGAAGGCGATAGAGGAGGTGATGAGGAGACATGCAGCCGAACTAAACAGCGTCCAAGAAGCTCTGAGCTCAGAGAAGAGGACCAACCAAGAG GTATGTGCACgtttggaggaggagaggaggaccaGTGAGGAGCTACGCAGCGGgctggagaaggaaagagaggagctgaggacaaaactgaaagatgctaaccgtgag ATCTGTCGGCTGGAGTCAGTGATCCAACaacaagagaggaaagaaaatgtggcGCCGGAAGCGGCACCCTCGTGTGGACCGCACTGCTCCCATCTGGAGGAAGAGCTTCGTCAGACTCGGAGTCGACTGGCTCGGGttcaggaggaggcagagaggcagcgggacagacagcagagagagatagTGTCCCTGAGAGCTGACAAACACCGGCTGGAGGAGAAAGTCCTGGAGCAGAGCCGACTGAACACGGAGAGGAGTCTTCTAGAGCAGAGCCAGCGGCACACAGAGGACCGGATCAG GGCAGAGTGTGAGGATCGTCTCAGAGCAGAGTTCAGGATAGAGATGAACGCTGCTGTTGCTGAGAGCGAACAGAGATGGCAGAGCCGAGAGCAGGAGCTGCAGACCCAGATATCTGAGCTGCAGAGTCAACTGACCGAG gtggagaaaaagaaggcGGGCCAGGGAGACGATTGCCACGGCAACCCCGAAATTGACAGGCTGAGGAAGGAGGTCCAAGACACCAAGGAGataaacaaaaagctgagggaGCTGCTGGAG GAGCCCCAAACCCAGGCTTTagctgaggagagacagagtcAGGCCATGGCTCTGCAGACGTTAGAGAGACAGGCGAAAGAAGATCTGCTGTCGGAGAGGAACAGACTACAGACGATGCACCACCTGGAGCTTG ACAAGCAGCGTGCAGAGTTGACCCAGCAGCACACAGAGTGGAGCAGACAGATGACCCAGAGACACATGCAGCAGATAGAAGACCTACAGGCTCAgctacaggcacacacacagatgatggCTCTGCAACAG gaTTTGAAGCAGCAGAACCAGTACCAAGTGTTTGAGCGACAGCTGGACGAGAGTCGCTGTGCCAtgctggagctgcagagggagAATGTGGCTCTTAAGAAGCAATTAAAGGAAAG ATCTACACAGAAGAACCCCGAAgctgaagagaaagaagaggaaagcgCAGAGCTGCGGAAGAAGAGAGACGGGCAGCTGGAAGAAGAAGCACAACGTCTGaaggaggaagtggagaaaCTGAGggtggagatggagaaactGGAGGAGTCACAGAAACActgggaggagaagaaagaggaggacgtgaaggaggaggaggtggacgaggagaagaagaaggagagggaggaggataagaggagagaggaggtggaggagatcAGGAGGGAGCACAAGAGGGAGATGCAGAGTCTGGTCTCTGAGTACAGCAGCGCCCAGACGCACCTGCAGGCTCGAATAGTGGCATTGGAGAACGA atTTAACTGCAGGCTGCGCGAGCGGGAGGAGCGGTGCAGGAGGAGGGAGCCTCGATGTGATGACCTGCATCTGGGGAGACTCCAGGAGAGACTGACTGAGAGAGACCAGCTCATTAAACGATTAGTG GAAGAGAGGCATCAGCTGCAGCTCCACCCTCCTGTTGCCGGGGACGGCAGCACCCTCAGGCTCCGTGACAGCAAGTCCCGCCCCGGGAGCGTCACGCCAACCATGAGG AGGAAGCGTGTGGAGTCCCCTCCTCGTGCCACCAGCATCCCCAGCGCCGGTACTTACGACAGGAGCATCTTCCTCCCCCACTCCTCCTcatcgtcttcctcctcctcctccatccatcaGCACTCCTCCTCAACCCTCCCCCACCAGTCCACCTCCAGCCCTCAGACCTCCTCCcactactccacctcctctcttccacacaagcacacctccctctccctcagccaacattcctccccctccctcgcTCGCTCCACCAGATCCCGGACCTCCTGCATCCCTCCAACCCCAGCACCCACCGCCCCGCTCCCCGTGTGCCCGTCACCGCAGACGGGTATCCGATATGTGTCCCCCTCCTGCCAGGAGCCCCATGAACACCTGCAGGCCCAATCAGTCAG GGGCCCGTATCTGGAGCCGAAGGGGACAGAGGGGCTGAAGCAGGAGTGGTTCACCAAATACTTCTCCTtctga